The following are from one region of the Phycisphaeraceae bacterium genome:
- the rpiA gene encoding ribose 5-phosphate isomerase A — protein MSEQHVADALAQAAIAPIASGMLVGLGAGRTAARGIRALAERAQAEDLDIRCVAASDATEVFAREQGLELVEFAMVEELDFLIDGADEVDRHMRVMKGSRGAMTRERMIAWASRQCIYMVEAGKVSQQIGKHATLPIAVMAFGLTSIRKAIRGLGLNGVCRRGINGEFFITDNGNLVLDVQLTGDEDLETLCGQLNDIPGVIDHGLFLTEADIILIDQGRDIERIERPQR, from the coding sequence GCCGCGATTGCGCCTATTGCCAGTGGAATGCTCGTCGGGCTCGGCGCAGGACGCACCGCTGCACGCGGCATCCGCGCTTTGGCCGAGCGAGCACAGGCCGAAGACCTCGATATCAGGTGCGTCGCGGCAAGTGACGCCACCGAAGTCTTTGCGCGTGAGCAGGGGCTCGAACTCGTCGAGTTCGCCATGGTCGAGGAACTCGACTTCCTCATCGACGGTGCCGACGAAGTCGATCGGCACATGCGCGTCATGAAGGGAAGTCGCGGCGCCATGACCCGCGAACGCATGATCGCATGGGCCAGCCGACAGTGCATCTACATGGTCGAAGCCGGAAAAGTCTCCCAGCAGATCGGTAAACACGCGACGCTTCCGATCGCTGTCATGGCGTTCGGCCTCACCAGCATCCGCAAAGCCATCCGAGGCCTCGGACTCAACGGCGTCTGCCGCCGCGGCATCAACGGCGAGTTCTTCATCACCGACAACGGCAACCTCGTCCTCGACGTCCAACTCACCGGCGACGAAGACCTCGAAACCCTCTGCGGCCAGCTCAACGACATCCCCGGCGTCATCGATCACGGCCTGTTTCTCACTGAAGCCGACATCATCCTCATCGACCAGGGCCGCGACATCGAACGCATCGAACGCCCCCAGCGCTGA
- the lipA gene encoding lipoyl synthase codes for MSGPDPRIIPTDAALTRTLARHPKPLGGHPIRGAKAVYSLSDMILNNVEAQQLAIKKKPPWLKAKVPGGEAFKATKANIDAHRLHTVCQEASCPNMGECWARGVATIMILGDTCTRACGFCNVKTGKPATTDYDEPRRVADALRGSNLKHIVITSVDRDDLADGGASIWAETILRVRDACPDLSIEVLIGDFKGDEAALQMVIDATPNIIAHNLETVRRCHPSVRPSARYERTLELLRRVKAAGRIAKTGLMVGIGEKREEVFDCLRDIQDKTRATTAGREAACDIITIGQYLQPTLNHLPIDRWVHPDEFAEYERVGIEAGFKVVFSGPLVRSSYLADKQAEGLDLGF; via the coding sequence ATGTCCGGCCCAGACCCGAGGATCATTCCGACCGACGCCGCGCTCACCCGCACGCTCGCACGTCACCCCAAACCTTTGGGCGGGCACCCGATCCGGGGGGCCAAAGCGGTTTACAGCCTGAGCGACATGATTCTCAACAACGTCGAGGCCCAGCAACTCGCGATCAAGAAGAAACCACCATGGCTCAAGGCCAAGGTGCCGGGCGGAGAGGCGTTCAAAGCCACCAAAGCCAACATCGACGCCCATCGGCTCCACACCGTCTGCCAGGAGGCGTCCTGCCCCAACATGGGCGAATGCTGGGCGCGGGGCGTCGCCACTATCATGATCCTCGGCGACACCTGTACGCGAGCGTGTGGCTTTTGCAACGTCAAAACCGGCAAGCCCGCTACAACAGACTACGACGAACCCCGCCGCGTCGCCGACGCCTTGCGAGGCTCGAATCTCAAGCACATCGTCATCACCAGCGTTGACCGCGACGATCTGGCCGATGGAGGCGCGTCGATCTGGGCCGAAACGATCCTGCGTGTCCGCGACGCGTGCCCGGATCTTTCGATCGAAGTGCTCATCGGCGATTTCAAGGGCGATGAAGCCGCGCTCCAGATGGTCATCGATGCCACCCCGAATATCATCGCCCACAACCTCGAAACAGTGCGACGATGCCATCCATCTGTACGACCAAGCGCGCGGTATGAGCGCACGCTCGAACTCCTGCGTCGCGTCAAGGCGGCGGGTCGAATCGCAAAGACCGGCCTCATGGTCGGCATCGGTGAAAAACGCGAAGAAGTGTTCGACTGCCTCAGAGACATTCAGGACAAGACGCGGGCGACGACTGCCGGACGCGAGGCTGCCTGCGACATCATCACGATCGGGCAGTATCTGCAACCGACGCTTAACCACCTGCCGATTGACCGCTGGGTGCATCCCGACGAGTTCGCGGAGTATGAACGCGTCGGCATCGAAGCGGGGTTCAAGGTCGTCTTCAGCGGCCCGCTGGTGCGGTCGAGTTACCTGGCTGACAAGCAGGCTGAGGGTTTGGACCTCGGATTTTGA
- a CDS encoding polysaccharide biosynthesis/export family protein, with protein MKVVLAAGAVAALGGCTHWDSYLNPSVVGYWENTPSSVPILERIAMIEDEADQPVSFSPIAPGDLMPEPDDYKLAPGDSLAITVYDLVTQGAPMTELRVIDQTGYIEYPQLGRFYVIGLTEDEFRRVLEDRTREFVDDPLVSVSVQQRRMQAFHLYGNVRTPGPYMIPASDYRLLEALIAAGGIGETVRYVHVIRQVPLTKATRPDSPTRTTPSTTPPPRGEDLLDMIDDLSGGRGTLPTRSAETLPGLTQPAQDGGGRAPVVDLLDPATDRRAPLVEIDSGSPVGVSGSRWVFLNGEWVMTTGVARVATSRGAGGVTSDQYLEVAGTLMTQRVIRVPLKPLLSGDARYNIVVRPGDIIRVPLPESGVVYIDGQVNRPGVFNLPGVGRLTLTRAITAAGGLGGLAIPERVDLTRVVGENQQSTIMLNLRAISQGTQPDVYLKADDRINVGTNFWAFPLAVLRNGFRTSYGFGFLLDRNFGNDVFGAPPTNRAGF; from the coding sequence ATGAAGGTGGTACTTGCGGCCGGGGCGGTTGCGGCCCTTGGTGGATGTACGCACTGGGACTCGTACTTGAACCCAAGCGTCGTTGGGTATTGGGAAAACACACCGTCTTCGGTGCCGATCCTTGAGCGGATCGCGATGATCGAGGACGAGGCGGATCAGCCGGTGAGTTTCAGCCCGATTGCACCGGGCGATCTGATGCCGGAGCCTGATGACTACAAGCTGGCGCCTGGCGACTCGCTGGCGATCACGGTGTACGACCTTGTGACGCAGGGCGCGCCGATGACAGAACTGAGGGTTATTGATCAGACCGGGTACATCGAGTATCCGCAATTGGGTCGGTTTTATGTGATCGGCTTGACGGAAGACGAGTTTCGGCGGGTGCTTGAGGATCGAACGCGCGAGTTTGTGGATGATCCGTTGGTGTCCGTTTCGGTTCAGCAGCGGCGGATGCAGGCGTTTCATCTGTATGGAAATGTGCGCACTCCCGGGCCGTACATGATCCCTGCGTCGGACTATCGATTGCTCGAAGCGCTGATCGCTGCGGGGGGGATCGGCGAGACGGTGCGGTATGTGCACGTCATCAGGCAGGTGCCTTTGACGAAGGCGACGCGGCCAGATTCGCCGACGCGCACGACTCCGTCTACGACCCCGCCTCCGAGGGGCGAAGATCTGCTGGACATGATCGACGACCTTTCGGGCGGTCGGGGCACGCTGCCGACGCGCTCGGCAGAGACGTTGCCGGGGCTGACTCAGCCTGCACAGGACGGAGGCGGGCGGGCTCCGGTTGTGGATCTGCTCGATCCGGCGACAGATCGACGCGCACCGCTGGTGGAGATCGACAGTGGTTCACCTGTGGGCGTGAGTGGCTCGCGATGGGTTTTTCTCAATGGTGAATGGGTGATGACGACGGGTGTGGCGCGCGTTGCCACGTCGCGTGGTGCTGGTGGGGTGACGAGCGATCAATACCTGGAGGTCGCGGGGACGCTGATGACTCAGCGGGTGATTCGTGTGCCGCTCAAGCCTTTGCTTTCGGGTGATGCGAGGTACAACATTGTGGTCAGGCCCGGAGACATAATTCGGGTGCCGTTGCCAGAGTCCGGGGTGGTGTACATCGATGGGCAGGTGAATCGTCCGGGCGTGTTCAATCTTCCTGGTGTGGGGCGTCTGACGCTGACGCGTGCGATTACGGCTGCGGGTGGTCTGGGCGGTCTTGCGATTCCGGAGCGAGTGGACCTGACGCGCGTGGTGGGTGAGAACCAGCAATCGACGATCATGCTGAACCTGCGGGCGATTTCGCAGGGCACTCAGCCGGATGTGTACCTGAAGGCCGATGACCGGATCAATGTGGGAACGAACTTCTGGGCGTTCCCGCTTGCGGTGCTGAGGAACGGATTCCGCACTTCTTATGGATTCGGGTTCCTGTTGGACAGGAACTTTGGTAATGACGTGTTCGGTGCTCCTCCGACAAACCGGGCAGGATTCTGA
- a CDS encoding exosortase/archaeosortase family protein, translating into MSSAQDKAVGVGTLPASSAAGVRSESIVSAGVVMAGLLGVAFLGLFYRWFFTQGRKSVNQIEDWGHAFVIPAISVYLLWRNREELKRLSAEVFWPGIVPLSLGIATYFAGIVTIQNHMVQGFSMILALFGVALLMLGPRVMQVAFIPIAFLVFMVTISERIMDDITGKLKEVASFGSWIILTVLGPVFDYTVDLSGNTLHIYKATGEYIPLNVADACSGMRMVIAFYALAGAVAVLSTKRWWQRIALMLLAGPVAVGMNLLRVVVLGLVSLIDPDLASGDAHMVIGTLLLIPSLLLFLGLVWVLDKLVHEKQEAKA; encoded by the coding sequence ATGAGCAGCGCACAAGACAAGGCGGTCGGGGTGGGGACCCTCCCGGCATCAAGCGCGGCGGGTGTGCGGTCGGAGTCGATCGTTTCGGCCGGTGTGGTTATGGCCGGCCTGCTGGGGGTTGCGTTTCTTGGGCTGTTTTACAGGTGGTTCTTCACTCAAGGCCGCAAGAGCGTCAATCAGATCGAGGACTGGGGGCATGCGTTTGTGATCCCGGCGATCAGTGTGTATCTGCTGTGGCGGAACCGGGAGGAGCTCAAGCGTCTGAGCGCGGAGGTGTTCTGGCCGGGCATTGTGCCGTTGTCACTGGGCATTGCGACGTACTTTGCGGGGATTGTGACGATTCAGAATCACATGGTGCAAGGGTTCTCGATGATTCTTGCGCTGTTCGGGGTGGCGCTCCTGATGCTGGGGCCTCGGGTGATGCAGGTGGCGTTCATCCCGATTGCGTTCCTGGTGTTCATGGTGACGATCTCCGAGCGAATCATGGACGACATCACGGGGAAGTTGAAAGAGGTGGCGTCGTTCGGATCGTGGATCATTCTGACGGTCCTGGGGCCTGTGTTTGATTACACAGTGGATCTGAGCGGCAATACGCTGCACATTTATAAGGCGACGGGTGAGTACATACCGCTGAACGTGGCCGATGCGTGCAGCGGGATGCGGATGGTGATCGCGTTCTATGCGCTTGCAGGTGCGGTGGCGGTGCTGAGTACGAAGCGGTGGTGGCAGCGTATTGCGCTGATGCTGCTTGCGGGGCCTGTGGCGGTGGGGATGAATCTGCTGCGGGTCGTGGTGCTGGGGCTGGTGTCGCTGATTGATCCGGATCTTGCATCGGGTGATGCGCACATGGTGATCGGGACGCTGCTCCTGATCCCTTCGCTGCTGTTGTTCCTCGGGCTGGTGTGGGTGCTGGACAAGTTGGTGCACGAGAAGCAGGAGGCCAAGGCTTGA
- a CDS encoding exosortase-associated EpsI family protein, whose translation MSWRALLNPAFMVSFAMLSLAAIGMSAAIQAYGIHLQKKEIYPYGNRQVGSIPRETPSWRQVGTDEMLDEDTVKTLGTKNYVSRVYVQKDLPEGKSPQMIELHVAYYTGGIDTVPHVPERCMVAGGWIQGKGAEIHRLVMDTSSWIEDDSLPAGFEGGPLFTVRTLPPPFSDAPGTRFRLPRGVSPTSQPRIRVTEFMSPDSRTSLYAGYFFIANGGTAASAEGVRTLAFDLRNDYAYYLKVQVSGRGFDSASAMVEVSSSLLGELMAELMRCVPDWAQVEMGLYPEDNPRRDRSAG comes from the coding sequence TTGAGTTGGCGCGCATTACTCAATCCGGCGTTTATGGTGTCGTTCGCGATGCTGTCGCTCGCGGCGATCGGGATGAGCGCCGCGATTCAGGCGTACGGGATTCACCTTCAGAAGAAGGAGATTTATCCGTATGGCAACCGGCAGGTAGGGTCGATTCCGCGTGAGACACCGAGTTGGAGGCAGGTCGGGACGGACGAGATGCTCGACGAGGACACGGTCAAGACACTCGGGACGAAGAACTATGTGTCGCGGGTGTATGTGCAGAAGGATCTGCCGGAGGGCAAGAGCCCGCAGATGATCGAGTTGCATGTTGCGTACTACACGGGCGGGATTGACACGGTGCCGCATGTGCCCGAGCGTTGCATGGTTGCGGGCGGGTGGATTCAGGGCAAGGGCGCTGAGATTCATCGACTGGTGATGGATACAAGTTCGTGGATTGAAGACGACTCGTTGCCGGCGGGTTTTGAGGGCGGGCCGTTGTTCACGGTGCGGACGCTTCCTCCGCCGTTTTCGGATGCGCCGGGGACTCGTTTTCGATTGCCTCGAGGGGTGAGTCCGACGTCGCAGCCTCGGATCCGCGTGACGGAGTTCATGTCGCCAGATTCGAGAACGAGTTTGTATGCGGGGTATTTTTTCATTGCCAATGGCGGAACAGCGGCGAGCGCGGAGGGCGTGCGCACGCTGGCGTTCGATCTGAGAAACGATTACGCGTATTACCTGAAGGTGCAGGTGAGTGGGCGAGGTTTTGATTCGGCGTCGGCGATGGTGGAAGTGTCGTCGTCGCTGCTGGGTGAGTTGATGGCAGAGTTGATGCGATGTGTGCCTGATTGGGCACAGGTCGAAATGGGGCTGTATCCGGAAGATAACCCGCGTCGCGACCGGAGCGCGGGATGA
- a CDS encoding tetratricopeptide repeat protein, with product MASRVNMKLVVALVVGLAAVGGGAIGLYALVLNKTPEDNVQAGDEAMVNGEYGLAKRMYSRAVNKVPNNVEWLEKWRAAIEAWKPASETEFDNEFGMAFMPMLRGLAISQPTKLEPALEYLGLLYERSSMSGFPRAAIDQIESETEVLLSLMQSANPENSDRLRLRRFRGLVYSNLLMESRVVTNDQRTMAEEDLKAVLDVSPTDGEVSVGLMRMFDARAREAAVAGRRDQFAQWRTQAMKVLDDHLLRDPTNPEVMVNRLALTIDATLEERTRGLVGTELARVTATTMTSFADRVEDLSGRLMVADQLSVRNVIQRFWMLERAVVPRSNGSMTIELLKQAIDNNPRNSRALMMLAGLHLDRREYEEASDVLKAVSELPPLPVSLQGMLQRFQQTQAYFIRADTALRIRESKPDNDTAGRDDLLKQAVALRAEFAKRVPSTDTQLLFLDAMLADASGDIRNALIKVQQYNQQLTSVDARGLWLEGVVSRKLEEHGRAQAAFKGILAIDPNNMSALTMLAQTELSLSNPVAALELFERVAAINPNNEELKDLIRRIRVQLGQADSDDPVEQVLINANLALRGTSDSPGSVDEAVGILRQGYEANNAAPRIALQLGSILLEGGDLDSARAVVSQAAAKHPDHERLASVNRALVSTDLMSAFAALVDSTDSSALDKALTKRGIYERFGNAEGAAAMLAEAVRLAPDEPNVIDLQFLLALQAGDLAKAREVYQSAMSRGVLSYNGLVYRARLEIFEGKRAEAMATLTQAIELGADLAPVWRLLGSQQFEAGLTQRAIESFRKAYQIKPNDMANVKSLMEVLRLSNRLEDALTVAREAERFGRSDMQFMNTWLRLESSVGGEAGRTRSMLVREQIARTNPSDRVNKLELASTYIDFASDTASRLTNETRAEYWSKSRGILDDLKAEQSDLYVTAVEARWFADQGRVAMPDGTMIDGIERARGAFIEYIISQGDEVDAVPYIEMARFMTVRGRYGIARQALEDAREHQTSQLEADKVLCMLHMELGQYATAEPLLRGIVEAGADDEQMSFLIQWIEMLLRTSNFDEAQRQIAKLGPQVRESLTVLLQRSELADATGKSQEANELLNRAVAMYPTSALAYTRRAQVRLRNPQMFDDVLIDLQQALTLEPNNTQTLQLRAGVYGSVGRYEDMLRDMVAAVRVNPNLTDVLQAVMIEYILAGQEGRAMDLVEETLAKRPRDLMLMARAARVFDDRMLWARSAELYRRGWELSGDYGFGLAHINALISQTPPRAADAERVLRQIRSLGEPAASDWQVDFADGAIRMKRGQRNEGEAAMTQVFEKRKSSAEDVARWWRNVRGVYGDDTASLRAYLNRLIQSQQAGEDSTRWLKFFLGQALVQSESYRAEGHTLLSELQALGSDSLFARLAYRQAGSALYAEGKFTEAFQVWSKGLDIFPGDWELSNNCAFTLATKLDRAHEALPFAKSAADSASDQPEVYDTLARVYVRLNQFKEAEEVLATATRLVSTKRAEVSLIVTRAELDMKNGQMPRAKRSLERLRLSIATLPDLRRDFGPEIDDMLRRISSLGG from the coding sequence ATGGCGTCTCGAGTGAATATGAAACTGGTGGTGGCGCTGGTGGTTGGTCTGGCGGCGGTTGGAGGCGGCGCGATCGGGCTGTATGCGCTGGTGCTCAACAAGACGCCGGAGGACAACGTCCAAGCGGGCGACGAAGCGATGGTGAACGGGGAGTATGGGCTCGCCAAGCGGATGTACAGCCGGGCGGTGAACAAAGTCCCGAACAACGTCGAATGGCTCGAGAAGTGGCGTGCGGCGATCGAGGCGTGGAAGCCTGCGAGCGAAACGGAGTTTGACAACGAGTTCGGGATGGCGTTCATGCCGATGCTGCGTGGGCTTGCGATTTCGCAGCCGACGAAGCTAGAGCCCGCACTCGAATACCTGGGTCTGCTGTATGAGCGTTCGTCGATGAGCGGGTTCCCGCGTGCGGCGATCGATCAGATCGAGTCGGAAACCGAGGTGCTGCTCTCGCTGATGCAGAGCGCCAACCCGGAGAACAGCGATCGGCTTAGGCTGCGTCGTTTCCGCGGGCTTGTGTACTCGAACCTGCTGATGGAATCGCGTGTGGTGACGAATGACCAGCGGACGATGGCTGAAGAGGATCTCAAAGCGGTGCTGGACGTTTCGCCGACCGATGGGGAAGTCAGCGTCGGGCTGATGAGGATGTTCGACGCGCGTGCGCGTGAGGCAGCGGTTGCGGGGCGTCGGGATCAGTTTGCTCAGTGGCGGACGCAGGCAATGAAGGTGCTCGATGACCATTTGCTCCGCGACCCGACCAATCCGGAAGTGATGGTCAACCGTCTGGCGCTGACGATCGATGCGACGCTGGAGGAGAGAACGCGCGGACTGGTGGGTACGGAACTGGCACGTGTGACTGCGACGACGATGACGAGTTTTGCAGATCGTGTCGAGGATCTGTCGGGCAGGTTGATGGTTGCAGACCAGTTGTCGGTTCGGAATGTGATTCAGCGATTCTGGATGCTTGAGAGGGCGGTTGTGCCTCGTTCGAATGGATCGATGACGATCGAACTGCTCAAGCAGGCGATTGACAACAACCCGCGTAACTCGCGGGCGTTGATGATGCTTGCGGGCCTGCATCTGGACCGTCGCGAGTATGAGGAAGCATCGGATGTGCTCAAGGCGGTGAGTGAACTGCCGCCTCTGCCGGTGAGTCTGCAGGGGATGCTCCAGCGTTTTCAGCAGACACAGGCGTACTTCATTCGGGCGGATACGGCTTTGCGCATTCGGGAGTCGAAGCCGGATAACGATACGGCCGGTCGCGACGATCTGCTCAAGCAGGCGGTGGCGCTTCGGGCGGAGTTTGCCAAGCGTGTGCCGAGTACGGACACGCAGTTGCTGTTTCTGGATGCGATGCTGGCGGACGCATCGGGAGATATTCGCAACGCGCTGATCAAGGTGCAGCAGTACAACCAGCAGTTGACGAGCGTGGATGCGCGCGGATTGTGGCTTGAAGGCGTGGTGTCGCGCAAGCTCGAGGAGCATGGCCGGGCGCAGGCTGCTTTCAAGGGCATTCTGGCGATCGACCCGAACAATATGAGCGCGCTGACGATGCTCGCTCAAACTGAGTTGTCATTGTCGAATCCAGTGGCGGCATTGGAGTTGTTCGAGCGTGTCGCGGCCATCAATCCGAACAATGAAGAGTTGAAGGACTTGATTCGGCGCATCAGAGTGCAGTTGGGCCAGGCGGACTCGGATGACCCCGTCGAGCAGGTGCTGATCAACGCGAACCTGGCGCTGCGAGGAACTTCGGATTCTCCCGGAAGCGTGGATGAGGCGGTTGGAATCCTGCGTCAGGGATATGAGGCGAACAACGCGGCACCTCGGATTGCGCTGCAACTCGGGAGCATCCTGCTCGAAGGCGGAGATCTGGATAGCGCGCGTGCGGTTGTCTCGCAGGCGGCAGCGAAGCATCCGGACCATGAGCGGCTGGCGTCGGTAAACAGGGCATTGGTTTCGACAGATCTGATGAGTGCGTTTGCGGCGCTGGTGGATTCAACAGATTCGTCGGCACTGGATAAGGCGCTTACAAAGCGAGGTATTTACGAGAGGTTTGGGAACGCTGAAGGTGCGGCGGCGATGCTGGCTGAAGCTGTGCGGCTCGCGCCCGATGAGCCCAACGTGATCGATCTCCAGTTCCTGCTCGCGCTTCAGGCGGGAGATCTGGCCAAGGCCCGCGAGGTGTATCAAAGCGCGATGTCTCGCGGTGTGCTGAGTTACAACGGACTTGTGTATCGCGCAAGGCTGGAGATTTTCGAAGGCAAGCGTGCCGAAGCGATGGCGACGCTGACGCAGGCGATCGAGCTGGGTGCTGATCTGGCGCCGGTGTGGCGATTGCTCGGTTCGCAGCAGTTCGAGGCTGGCCTGACTCAGCGTGCGATCGAGTCATTCCGCAAGGCGTATCAGATCAAGCCGAACGACATGGCGAATGTCAAATCGCTGATGGAAGTGTTGCGTCTTTCAAATAGGCTTGAGGATGCATTGACGGTGGCGCGCGAGGCTGAGCGTTTCGGGCGTTCGGACATGCAGTTCATGAACACGTGGCTGCGTCTCGAATCGTCAGTTGGTGGCGAAGCAGGACGTACGCGCTCGATGCTCGTGCGCGAGCAGATTGCCAGGACGAACCCATCGGACCGCGTAAACAAGCTTGAGTTGGCATCGACGTACATCGACTTTGCGTCGGACACGGCATCGCGACTGACCAATGAGACGAGGGCGGAGTATTGGAGCAAGTCGCGCGGGATTCTTGATGACCTCAAGGCCGAGCAAAGCGATCTGTATGTAACGGCGGTCGAGGCTCGCTGGTTTGCGGATCAGGGTCGCGTTGCGATGCCGGATGGCACGATGATTGACGGGATTGAACGGGCGCGTGGCGCATTCATCGAGTACATCATCAGTCAGGGCGATGAAGTAGACGCGGTGCCGTACATCGAGATGGCGCGTTTCATGACGGTGCGTGGTCGGTACGGGATTGCGAGGCAGGCGCTGGAAGACGCGCGCGAGCACCAGACATCGCAGCTTGAAGCGGACAAGGTGCTGTGCATGTTGCACATGGAACTCGGGCAGTATGCGACGGCCGAACCTTTGCTTCGCGGCATCGTCGAGGCCGGAGCGGATGATGAGCAGATGTCGTTCCTGATTCAGTGGATCGAGATGCTGCTGCGTACGTCGAACTTTGACGAGGCGCAACGTCAGATTGCCAAGCTTGGGCCTCAGGTGCGTGAATCGCTGACAGTGCTGCTGCAAAGGTCGGAGTTGGCTGACGCGACGGGCAAGTCGCAGGAGGCGAATGAACTCCTGAATCGTGCGGTGGCGATGTATCCGACGAGTGCGCTGGCGTACACGCGGCGTGCGCAGGTGAGGCTTCGCAATCCGCAGATGTTCGATGATGTGCTGATCGATCTTCAGCAGGCGTTGACTCTTGAGCCGAACAACACGCAGACGCTGCAGCTGCGTGCGGGGGTGTATGGATCGGTCGGTCGTTACGAGGACATGTTGCGCGACATGGTTGCGGCGGTGCGTGTGAACCCGAACCTGACCGATGTGCTTCAGGCGGTGATGATCGAGTACATTCTTGCCGGGCAGGAAGGGCGCGCGATGGATCTTGTCGAGGAGACGCTTGCCAAGCGTCCGCGTGACCTGATGTTGATGGCACGTGCGGCACGGGTGTTCGATGACCGGATGCTGTGGGCGCGATCGGCGGAGTTGTATCGTCGCGGATGGGAGCTCAGCGGTGATTATGGTTTTGGGCTGGCGCATATCAATGCGCTGATCAGCCAGACCCCGCCCCGGGCGGCCGACGCCGAGCGTGTGTTGCGTCAGATTCGCTCTCTCGGCGAGCCGGCGGCTTCGGATTGGCAGGTTGACTTTGCCGACGGTGCGATCCGCATGAAGCGCGGACAGCGGAACGAAGGCGAAGCCGCGATGACTCAGGTTTTTGAGAAGAGAAAATCGTCGGCTGAGGATGTCGCACGCTGGTGGCGAAACGTACGCGGCGTCTATGGCGACGATACAGCATCGTTGCGTGCCTATCTGAACCGTCTGATTCAGTCGCAACAGGCAGGCGAGGACAGCACGCGCTGGCTCAAGTTCTTCCTTGGTCAGGCACTGGTGCAGTCCGAGAGTTATCGGGCAGAAGGGCACACTCTGCTCTCAGAGCTTCAGGCTCTCGGGAGCGATTCGCTGTTTGCGCGTCTGGCGTACAGGCAGGCGGGCTCAGCGCTGTATGCCGAGGGGAAGTTCACGGAAGCTTTCCAGGTGTGGAGCAAGGGCTTGGATATTTTCCCGGGCGACTGGGAACTGAGCAATAACTGCGCGTTCACCCTGGCGACCAAACTTGATCGGGCTCATGAAGCGCTTCCGTTCGCGAAGTCGGCGGCAGATTCTGCATCCGATCAGCCCGAGGTGTACGACACGCTGGCGCGTGTGTATGTGCGTCTGAATCAGTTCAAGGAGGCCGAGGAAGTGCTGGCGACGGCGACGAGGCTCGTGAGTACGAAGCGTGCGGAAGTGAGCCTGATCGTGACACGGGCCGAGCTTGACATGAAGAATGGGCAGATGCCGCGTGCCAAGCGGTCGCTGGAGCGTCTGCGGCTTTCGATTGCGACGTTGCCGGACCTCCGGCGCGATTTCGGACCCGAGATTGACGACATGCTCAGGAGAATCAGCTCACTCGGGGGCTGA
- a CDS encoding NAD-dependent epimerase/dehydratase family protein has translation MNRSADEQRTLSNRRVLVSGGAGFIGSHLVDALLERGDDVTVVDDLSTGRRSNLPDAFPRLRFIEASLRQALADFGRGEQFDEIYHLAAAVGVQLVLDDPIGCIETNVEQTAAMLRFAAQAGGRAGKTRILLTSSSEVYGKPTSEVFREEDDVVYGPTSVLRWSYAQTKAIDEYLALAHHARGGLPTVVVRLFNTVGPRQLGSYGMVLPRFVRAAMLGEALEVYGDGTQSRCFCDVRDVVWALTRMIASPACCGRVLNLGNDEPISIGDLALLVVETLGSKSEIRSLPYEAAYSGGFEDLQRRRPSLVRIRDAIGFEPKWSLRQTIIDVAAHLESTAEVEGRAQ, from the coding sequence GTGAACAGATCCGCTGACGAACAACGCACGCTCTCCAATCGGCGTGTGCTTGTCAGCGGCGGCGCCGGGTTCATCGGCTCGCATCTGGTCGATGCGCTGCTCGAACGCGGGGATGATGTGACGGTGGTTGACGATCTTTCGACAGGTCGTCGCAGCAACCTGCCCGATGCATTCCCGCGGCTGCGGTTCATCGAGGCATCACTGCGCCAGGCGCTGGCTGACTTCGGACGCGGTGAGCAGTTTGACGAGATCTATCACCTTGCGGCAGCGGTGGGGGTCCAGCTTGTACTTGATGATCCGATCGGGTGCATCGAGACCAATGTCGAGCAGACTGCGGCGATGCTGCGTTTTGCGGCTCAGGCGGGCGGGCGCGCAGGCAAGACCCGCATCCTGCTGACGTCGAGCAGCGAGGTGTATGGCAAGCCGACGAGCGAGGTGTTTCGGGAAGAGGATGACGTGGTGTACGGCCCGACAAGCGTTTTGCGGTGGTCGTATGCGCAGACCAAGGCGATTGATGAGTATCTGGCGTTGGCGCATCATGCGCGAGGTGGGTTGCCCACGGTGGTGGTCAGGCTGTTCAATACGGTTGGGCCGCGGCAACTGGGGTCGTATGGGATGGTGCTGCCTCGGTTTGTGCGTGCGGCGATGCTGGGCGAGGCGCTGGAGGTTTATGGCGACGGGACTCAGTCTCGCTGCTTCTGCGACGTGCGCGATGTGGTGTGGGCTTTGACGCGGATGATTGCGTCGCCGGCATGCTGCGGGCGGGTGCTGAATCTTGGCAACGATGAGCCGATTTCGATCGGGGATCTGGCGTTGCTGGTTGTGGAGACATTGGGATCAAAGTCCGAGATTCGCTCGTTGCCGTATGAAGCGGCATATTCGGGGGGTTTCGAGGATTTGCAACGAAGGCGTCCAAGTCTGGTTCGGATTCGAGACGCGATCGGGTTTGAACCGAAGTGGAGTCTACGACAGACTATTATTGACGTGGCTGCGCATCTTGAGAGTACGGCCGAGGTAGAAGGGCGAGCGCAATGA